Proteins encoded by one window of Dermochelys coriacea isolate rDerCor1 chromosome 13, rDerCor1.pri.v4, whole genome shotgun sequence:
- the LOC119842386 gene encoding mast cell protease 1A-like isoform X1 — MLLLLFTALLPFTAAFLLPPRPHMDWVIGYEEALLSSRPYMAYVQIGSTGSCGGFLIQEDVVVTAAHCNCNLGNIFVYLGVQDFMEPGQNWQRIKARHWVQHPDFNNENFDNDIMLLKLWRSAELNEWVMPIPLPEANHHVSPGSKCSVAGWGQTGVNTTTDRLLEAEQEVVSDGLCRERYRNYDSTIMLCAGSPHVNKSPFHGDSGGPLVCDGVVQGIISNGDPDGRPPSIYTRISKFIPWISETLQKLS; from the exons ATGCTGCTTCTGCTCTTCACAGCCCTTCTCCCATTCACCgcagcctttctcctgcccccaaggCCTCATATGG ACTGGGTCATCGGGTACGAGGAAGCCCTGCTCAGCTCCAGACCCTACATGGCCTATGTGCAAATTGGGTCAACAGGAAGTTGTGGAGGGTTCCTGATCCAGGAGGATGTGGTGGTGACAGCGGCTCATTGTAACTGCAACCTAGG CAACATCTTTGTCTACCTGGGAGTCCAAGACTTCATGGAGCCAGGACAGAACTGGCAACGGATCAAGGCCCGTCATTGGGTCCAGCACCCTGACTTCAACAATGAGAACTTTGACAATGACATCATGCTGCTGAAG CTGTGGCGCAGTGCAGAGCTGAATGAGTGGGTGATGCCCATCCCCCTGCCGGAGGCCAATCACCACGTCAGCCCAGGCTCCAAGTGCAGTGTGGCCGGGTGGGGTCAGACCGGAGTGAACACCACCACCGACAGGCTGCTGGAGGCGGAGCAGGAGGTGGTGTCAGACGGCCTGTGCAGAGAGCGGTACCGGAATTATGACTCTACCATCATGCTGTGTGCCGGCAGCCCCCATGTCAATAAATCACCATTCCAT GGCGATTCTGGCGGGCCCCTCGTGTGCGATGGTGTGGTCCAAGGCATCATCTCCAATGGAGATCCGGATGGGCGCCCCCCCAGCATATACACTAGAATCTCCAAATTCATCCCCTGGATCAGTGAAACTCTGCAGAAACTGAGTTAA
- the LOC119842386 gene encoding duodenase-1-like isoform X2: MLLLLFTALLPFTAAFLLPPRPHMDWVIGYEEALLSSRPYMAYVQIGSTGSCGGFLIQEDVVVTAAHCNCNLGNIFVYLGVQDFMEPGQNWQRIKARHWVQHPDFNNENFDNDIMLLKLWRSAELNEWVMPIPLPEANHHVSPGSKCSVAGWGQTGVNTTTDRLLEAEQEVVSDGLCRERAILAGPSCAMVWSKASSPMEIRMGAPPAYTLESPNSSPGSVKLCRN; encoded by the exons ATGCTGCTTCTGCTCTTCACAGCCCTTCTCCCATTCACCgcagcctttctcctgcccccaaggCCTCATATGG ACTGGGTCATCGGGTACGAGGAAGCCCTGCTCAGCTCCAGACCCTACATGGCCTATGTGCAAATTGGGTCAACAGGAAGTTGTGGAGGGTTCCTGATCCAGGAGGATGTGGTGGTGACAGCGGCTCATTGTAACTGCAACCTAGG CAACATCTTTGTCTACCTGGGAGTCCAAGACTTCATGGAGCCAGGACAGAACTGGCAACGGATCAAGGCCCGTCATTGGGTCCAGCACCCTGACTTCAACAATGAGAACTTTGACAATGACATCATGCTGCTGAAG CTGTGGCGCAGTGCAGAGCTGAATGAGTGGGTGATGCCCATCCCCCTGCCGGAGGCCAATCACCACGTCAGCCCAGGCTCCAAGTGCAGTGTGGCCGGGTGGGGTCAGACCGGAGTGAACACCACCACCGACAGGCTGCTGGAGGCGGAGCAGGAGGTGGTGTCAGACGGCCTGTGCAGAGAGCG GGCGATTCTGGCGGGCCCCTCGTGTGCGATGGTGTGGTCCAAGGCATCATCTCCAATGGAGATCCGGATGGGCGCCCCCCCAGCATATACACTAGAATCTCCAAATTCATCCCCTGGATCAGTGAAACTCTGCAGAAACTGA